A section of the Candidatus Poribacteria bacterium genome encodes:
- a CDS encoding DUF1449 family protein: MREFLDYFIVSYNVWFTAPLTIVFLLAIFRLVTGAMDFGDADVDADADIDIDADVDIDADVDIDADVDMDADIEADPGMQSPSFGDVFGFLNVGRVPLMVVLMSLLTTWGMAGLIANAVLNIPQNLQWVWISYVVAFFCSFLGTRYISIALSKLFPESEKAIRDVQLLGLRGRVISGQITTTFGTARVQVPDGPELTVSCRAKSGEDPPVKGDIVVLIDYDRAKRIFDVRKSKIASR, encoded by the coding sequence GTGAGAGAATTCTTGGATTATTTTATCGTTTCGTATAATGTCTGGTTTACAGCACCGTTGACTATCGTATTTCTGTTGGCAATCTTTCGGCTTGTCACTGGGGCAATGGACTTCGGTGATGCAGACGTGGACGCGGACGCAGATATAGATATAGATGCGGATGTAGATATAGATGCGGATGTAGATATAGATGCGGATGTAGATATGGACGCAGACATAGAAGCAGATCCGGGGATGCAGAGCCCTTCTTTTGGCGATGTCTTTGGGTTTCTGAACGTCGGCAGAGTGCCCTTGATGGTTGTTCTTATGTCGCTACTGACGACATGGGGAATGGCTGGGCTCATTGCGAACGCTGTGCTTAATATCCCGCAAAATTTGCAGTGGGTTTGGATATCCTATGTCGTCGCGTTTTTCTGTAGTTTCTTGGGAACTCGGTATATTTCCATTGCCCTTTCAAAACTGTTTCCAGAGAGTGAAAAGGCTATTAGAGATGTCCAATTGCTCGGTTTGCGTGGTCGCGTCATTAGTGGACAGATTACAACAACTTTCGGAACCGCAAGAGTGCAAGTTCCTGATGGACCGGAATTAACCGTCAGTTGCCGTGCCAAATCAGGTGAAGACCCTCCTGTCAAAGGAGATATTGTTGTGCTCATAGACTATGATCGCGCGAAGCGGATCT